The genomic interval CGGCGCGGAGCCAGTCAGCGTTCAAATTGGCAGGTTCTCGCAATGCAAAATCTCCGCCGCCGGGCACCGCAACAAATTCCGGCAGCGAGCGTCAGTCCACACACATCGATTGATTCCAGCAAGCAAAACTAGAGCTTTTTCAGGACATATGCCCAATAGCGTGCATTCAGATCCAGCTCTGAAGAATCATCAGCCGGTTGAAATTCTGCATCGAGGTGCCGACGAAGGCGGCCGAGATCGGCAGCATGATCGCAAAGCCGATCGCCGCGATGCCGACGTAAGCCCACAACAGCCACGCTGGAAGCTTGCCTCGCCGCAAGACATAGACCAGCGCGAGTGACGCGGCGGTCGCGGCCGGCAGATAATAATAGATGAAGCCGAGCGTGCGCGGCAGCAGCGCCCAGGCAAGATAAGGCCCGAGATAAAACGCCAGGATCAGGAACGCATCCCAGCGCCGCGCAACGATCACGTCGCGCGCGACGACGGCGAGCGCGACGAGCGCCGGCCACAGCACCAGCGGATTGCCGAGAAAGACGATCGCGGCGATGCGATCCTCTGCCGTCTTGTCGAACAGGAACCACACCGGACGCAAGAGCCAGGGCCAGGACGGCCACGAGCTCTGATAGGTGTGGCCAGCAATCGCCGTCGTCGTGTTGTCGGCAAAGATCCGCCGCTGCGCCTCGATCAGTTCGACCGGCGACAGCCCATGGAGCGGAACGAAGGTCGCGAGATAGGTGAGCGCCGGCAAGGCCACGAAGCAGAGCGCAAAATGCTGCACCCTGAAATCGGGCCAGAGATCGGGACGGTACCAGTCGACCGGCTTGGCGTCGACGAACGCCGCACGCCAGGATTGCAGCAACCGCACCGCCGCGACGATCGCGATGCAGGTGGCAAGCGGAAATAGCCCGCTCCATTTGCACGCCGCGGCAAGTCCGAACAGGCCGCCCGCGAGCGCGAACAACAGATGCGGCTTCTGCTTGCGAAAACCGTGCATGAAGGCCGCGGTGGCGAGCAGGCCGAAGGCCAGTGCAAAGATATCGAGCATCGCGATCCGCGACTGCACGAATACCATCTGATTGCAAAACGCGATCAGCGCCGCCGCGATCGCGGTTCCTTGCGCGGAGAACAGCGCGAGACCGCAGAGATAGACCGCCACGATCGCAAGCGCGCCGAACAGCGTCGCGGGATAGCGCCAGCCCAGCGCATTGTCGCCGAACGTCGCGATCGACGCTGCGATCAGCTCCTTGGCGAGCGGCGGATGCATCGGATTGAGCATGGGATTCGGCAGCACCGGCTCCAGCATCTGCCGCGCTGCTGGCACATAGTGCACCTCGTCGAAGACGAACTTCTCCGGCGTGGTGACGCCGATCAGCAGCACGAGATGCGCGATCAGGAATATCGCGACAGCAAACACTGCGCTCCGCGACAGGTCAGGACCAGAAGCCAATTCACGCGAGATTTGTGGGGATATTTTGCGTGGCAAATTAGCGTCACCGCGGATAAAAAATTCTTGGCGTTCTGCATTGAACGCATTCTGCCGCAACTGTCACTAAGCATAACGCTCGTGCGGCGATGCTTGTGATAATTTTACAACATCGCAATCGCGTGTAATCCGGTACGATACGGGACACATCGATCGGTTATGAAATGAATCTGCGCCTCTCCGTCTTTCTCCCTGCATCGTTATTCGCTGTCGTCTGCGCGACGCCGCTCGCGCAGGCGCAAACGCGCGTCGGCGAAGCCGTGGTCGTCCAGAACGAAGTCGTGCGCGTTGCCGCCAGCACCACGCAGATCAATGTCGGCGACAGCATGCTGCGCGACGAGACCGTACGCACCGGCGCCGACGGCGCAGCGCGCTTCGTCATGGCCGACAGCACCAATCTCTCGCTCGGGCCGAGCGCAACGCTGAAACTCGACCGCACCGTCTTCAACGACGAGCACAGCTATCGCGACGTCGCGATCCGCATGACATCAGGTGCATTCCGCTTCGTCACCGGGCATTCGGAGAAGGCCGCCTACAAGATCACGACGCCGCTCGCCACGATCGGCGTGCGCGGCACCACGCTCGACATCCTGGCGCAGCGCGGCCGCTCCGTCGTGGTGCTGCAGGACGGCGCCGCCACGGTCTGCACGCTCAGCTTCCAGTGCATCCAGCTCACCCAGCCCGGCGATACCGCCGTCATCACCTCGGCCGGCGGTAAGGTCACCATCACCAAGACCAGCACCCCGCCGTGGACGTTTGCCGCGACCTGCAGTGCGTCGCCGGGCCTGTGCTCGGTCAATCAATATGCCGACGCCTCGCCCACCGTCACGCCCGCCGTGCATGACGACGGCATGCTGTGCGGGCGCTGACCATGGCAAATCTCCGCCGTACCCTCCTCACCGTCACGCTGAGCGCGGTGACTATGCTGGCGCTGGTCGCGGCGGACATGCGTCCCGTGGCAGCGCAGTCGCCGTCACCAACGCCGACATCCACGCCGACGTCCACGCCGTCACCGACGCCGACGCCAACCCCGTCGCCGTCGCCGAGCCCGGCCCCCTCGCCGGCGCCGAACCCGAACCCTAATCCGGTGAACCCGACGGGGGCGGATTCCAGCGGCGGCTCGATCGGCGATCTCGCCAATCAGCGCTTCAACCAGATGATCACCAACCGCGTGCTCGGTAACGTCCTTCTCGGCGTCAACGAGCAGATCAATTGCAGCGACTGCATCAGCGCCTTCGGTTCGGCGGGCTCGTTCTCGGCCGGCGTCCATGGCCGCAAGGAGCTCACCAATAATCTGTCGCTGCTGGCCGGCATCGCCTACACGCACTACAACGAGGGCGGCTACAAGATAACCAGCGCGCCGATCGGCGCCTTTGCGCTGCGCTATGATTTCACCGACTGGGGGTCGTCACGACCGTTCTTCGACGTCGGCACCATCCTCACCCCCTGGGAGAAGGCGCGCTACACCCGCACCTACAACACGAGCCTCGGGCCGGTGAGCGTCACGAGCTCGACCAACGCCTCGAACTACGCGGTCTACGGCCGCGCCGGCTGGATGAGCCGGGTGTCGCCGCGCGACGAGGTCGCGGCCTCCGTCGAGTTCTGGCAGTTGTGGCAGCGCGTCTCCGGCTACACCGATGCGGCGACGGCGTTCAATCCGTTCGACGCCACGATTGCGACCGGTACCGACCGCACCAGCCTGGTCAAGATCGGCGGCCAGTGGACGCATCTCTACGGCAGCAATGTCGAGGCCAACATCAATGGCGGCTGGGTGCAGTCGTTCGGCACCCACACCGGCATCGTCGCGACCGTCACCGGCAACGGCACCGTGGTGCCGACCATCGGCAATCAGGGCTGGTTCGAGTATGGCGGTCGCCTCGGCTTCCGCGTGCAGAAGGGTTGGATCGTCGACCTCTTCGCCAACGGCACGCTCGGCCCGCAGCCCGTCGGCAACACCATTCATGGCGGCGTGGGGCTGCGGATCAACTACTAGAGCTGGCTCGATGCCGTAGGGTGGGCAAAGCGAAGCGTGCCCACCAACCAACAGCGCGATACGTGAAGGGTGGGCACGGCGCTCACGCGCCTTTGCCCACCCTACGATCTGGCTTCGATCAGGCGTTCGCCATTTCGGGTTGCGCAGGGACGGCCGCCATGTCCACCCACGTCACACCCCACATATGGCCGTCCGGGTCCTCGAAGCTGCGGCCGTACATGAAGTCGAATTCGTCCTTCGGGCTCGGATCGGCCGCACCGCCCGCGGCCTCGGCCTTGCCGACGATATCGTCGACCTCTTTGCGGCTGTCCGCGGACAGGCAGAGCAGCACCTGGCTCCCGGTCCTCGCGTCCACAATCGGCCGCGGCGTGAACTGGCGGAATTTGTCGTGGGTCGTCAGCATGGCGAAGATGGTCTCGGAAATGACCATGCAGCTCGTCGTGTCGTCGGAAAATTGCGGGTTCCTGGCCGCACCGATCGCCTCGTAAAAGGCGGTGGCGCGCTTGAGGTCAGTCACCGGCAGGCTGACGAAGATCATCTTGGGCATCGGAGGCTCCTTGGGCGGGTTCTGCCCAAGGACGGTCGGCCCGGCGACCACCCGACATTGCTTTCCGAATTATTTCGCGCAGGGTCCCGCGAGGTTCTGTCGCAGGCTTGCGCCAAACCTACTTCTTCTCGTTCGGATCCCGGTGCACGGGATCGATCCAGAGCACGGTCTCCGGCTTCTCGACCGGCTCGATGTCGAGATTGATCGCGACCGCCTCGCCGTCGCTGCGCACCAATACGCACTCCAGCACTTCATCGGGGCTGGCATTGATCTCCTGATGCGGCACGTAGGGCGGCACGAAGATGAAATCGCCGGGGCCGGCTTCCGCAGTGAATTGCAGGCTCTCGCCCCAGCGCATCCGCGCCTTGCCCTTCACGACGTAGATCACGCTTTCGAGATGGCCGTGATGATGCGCGCCGGTCTTCGCGTCCGGCCTGATATGCACCGTACCGGCCCACAATTTCTGCGCGCCGACACGCGCAAAGTTGATCGCGGCCGCGCGGTCCATGCCAGGCGTCGATGGCACGTTCGTGTCGAGCTGATTGCCGGGAATAACGCGCACGCCGTCATGCTTCCAGCGATCGTCGTGATCGTGGGCATGATCGGAATGCGTGTGGTCGTGGCCGCTCATGTGACTTGCTTTCTGTTGGTTCCTTGCGCGGCAAGCTAACCAATGCCGCCACGGCAAGCCACACTAAAATAGGAACTGTCGCAGCAGGGCAGCGTTGTTTTCGCGATAGAACTAGAAGGAGAGTTTCATGGGTAGCACGACCGACAAGATCAAGGGCGCCGGCAATGAGGCGATCGGCAAGGCCAAGCAGGGCATCGGTGAAGCCACCGGTTCCGACCGCCTGAAGGGCGAAGGCGTGGTCCAGGAAGTGAAGGGCAAAGGCCAGCAGGCCATGGGCGACGCCAAGGACGCCGCGAAGGAGGCGATCGATCGTGCCGCGAACGCCGCGAAGCGCGCGACGGAGTAAAGGCGTAGTACATTGAAAGCGAAAAGACCGGCCGCAGGGCCGGTCTTTTTGTTTGTCTTCACAGTCATTCCGGAGCGATGCGCAGCATCGAACTACGGTGCGCAATTGCGCACCTGAGAATCTCGAGATTCCGGGTTCGGCTCTTCGAGCCGCCCCGGAATGACGGCTGCGCCGTCACTTCACCGCGAGCAATTCCACGTCGAACATCAGCGTCGCGTTCGGCGGGATCACGCCGCCGGCGCCGCGCGCGCCGTAGCCGAGCTGCGGCGGAATGATCAGCGTGCGCTTGCCGCCGACCTTCATCGAGGCAACGCCCTCGTCCCAGCCCGCGATCACGCGGCCCTTGCCGATCGGGAATTCGAACGGCTCGTTGCGATCGACGGACGAGTCGAATTTCTTGCCCTTCTGGCCGTTCTCGTAGAGCCAGCCGGTGTAGTGCATCACGCAGATCTGGCCGGGCTTTGGCGAGACGCCGGTGCCGACGGTGCTGTCGATGATCTGCAAGCCTGAAGCTGTGGTCATGGTTTTTCCTGCTGTCTGGGCCGATGCCGTGGAGACATAGTTCGAAACGCCGCCGATCACCGTGATCGCCAGCGCCGACATGATTGCGAGAAGTGCGCGCTGAAAACGCTGCATGGAGCACCTTCCGTTTGAGGCGGAGAGGTGTCTAGCGCAACAGGCCTGACGTGACCAGCCTCTAAAGCGCGATGAGATTTTGATGAATCGTCATCGCGCTTTAGCTCTTTGTTTGAGCATGATCTTTTCGGAAAACCGCTTCACACTTTTCCGGATCATGCTCTAGTAACCCAGCGCGCAGCCGTCCTTGCGCGGATCGGAGCCGCCGGTCAGCGTGCCCTTGTCCCAGTCGATCCAGATCGCCTGGGCGCCGCCGAGCGGACCGACCACGCTGGTGGTCTTGTGGCCGAGCTTCTTCAGGCCCTCGACGATATCGGCCGGCACGCTGTCCTCGAGCTGATACTGGCCCTCGTAGTGCAGGCCGCGCGGCATATCGATGGCTTCCTGCACGTCCAAGCCGTAGTCGAGCATGTTGGTCAGCACATGCGTCTGGCCGGTCGGCTGGTACTGCCCGCCCATGACGGCGAACGACATCGTGGAACGGCCGCCCTTGGTGAGCAGGCCCGGCATGATCGTGTGCAGCGGGCGCTTGCCGCCTTCGATGCAATTGGGATGGCCCGGCTGGATGCGGAAGCCACCGGCGCGGTTCTGCAGGAGAACGCCGGTCTTGTTCGAGACGATCGCCGAGCCGAAGGAATGCGCGATCGAGTTGATGAACGAGCAGACGTTGCGGTCCTTGTCCACCACCGTGATGTAGATCGTCGACGGATTCATCGGCGGTGCCACGTTCGGCAGGTCGAGCATACCGTCCATACGGATCTTGCTGATGTACTCGTCGGCAAAGCCCTTTTCGAGCATCTCGGCGACGTTGATCTTCATGTGCTCGGGAGAGGCAACATGCATCTCGCGATTCATGTAGGCGATGCGCGCAGCTTCCGCCTCGAGATGGAAGCGCTCGACGCTGAGCGGGGCGAACTTGGTGAGGTCGAACCGCGACAGGATGTTGAGCATCAGCAGTGCGGTGACGCCGGGGCCGTTCGGCGGGCACTGCCAGACGTCATGGCCCTTGTAGCTGGTGCCGATCGGCGTGGTCGTCTCGGTGGTGTGCGCGGCAAAGTCGTCGAGCGTGTGCAGGCCGCCGATGGAGCGGAGCGTCTCGACGATGTCCTCGGCGATCGCGCCCTTGTAGAAGGCGTCGCGGCCGTCCTTGGCGATCGCCCGCAGCGTCTTGCCGAGCTCCGGCTGGCGGATGACGTCGCCGGCCTTGGCCGGCTGTCCATGCGGCAGCAGATAGCGCTCGGTGTTGGTGCCCTTCTTCAGCTTCTCGAACTGGTTCTTCCAGTCGAAGGCGATGCGCGGGGCGACGACGTAGCCTTCTTCGGCCGCCTTGATCGCCGGTTGCAGCAGCCGGTCGAAGCCGAACTTGCCGTGATCGCGCAAGACGGTTGCAAAGGCGTCGATCACGCCGGGGACCGAGACCGCGTGCGCCGAGGTCAGCGGCACGGAATTGATCTTGCGCTCGAGATACCAGTCGGGATTGGCAGCCTTCGGCGCGCGGCCGGAACCGTTATAGGCTGATATCTTGCCCTCGCCGCGCGGTTGGATCAGCGCAAAGCAGTCGCCGCCGATGCCGGTCGATTGCGGCTCGATCACGCCGAGCAGCAGGCTGCCCGCGACCGCAGCATCCGCCGCCGTGCCGCCTTCGCGCAGCACTTCGATGGCCGCCAGCGCGGCTAGCGGATGCGAGGTCGCCACCATCGCGTTCTGGGCGTGGACCGTGGACCGGCCGGGGAAATGGAAACTTCTCATGCCAATTCTGCTCTCTGCACCAGAGCGTTTTCCCGCGAAGTGGATACCGGTTCGCGGCAAGAAAACGCGTCAAAACAAGATTCCGCGCCGCGGATCGCGCGCGCCGCATTGAATTCCGAGTCTACATGACACATTCAGGCAGGGCCGGGCAATGGCTGGCATACCAGCGAAAGGCTGCCATCCGCCCAGCGAATAGGCCCCTGATTTGCGCGGGTTTTCCGCACCGCTGCCGCCTGCTAAACGAGCGCCATGATTTTCAAGGTCGCCGCCTTCTATCAATTCGCCGCGCTCCCGGATTACCGGGAGCTGCGCGAGCCGCTGCGTGCGTTCTGCGCGGACCTCGCGCTGAAGGGCAGCGTGCTGCTGGCCCGGGAGGGCATCAACGGCACGATTGCGGGGACCGCCGAGGCAATCGACGCCTTCGCCCATGAGCTCGCCCATGGAAAGCTGTTCGGCGGCAGGCTGGACAATCTCGAAATCAAGTTCTCGACCAGCGCGAAAATGCCGTTCGGCCGGCTCAAGGTGCGGCTGAAGAAGGAGATCGTCACGCTCGGCGACGCGGCGGCCGATCCGACACAGCAGGTCGGCATCTATGTCGATGCCGCCGAATGGAACGCGCTGATCGCAGCACCCGACACGCTGGTGCTCGACACCCGCAACGCCTTCGAGGTGGCGATGGGGACCTTCGAGGGCGCGGTCGACCCCAACATCAAGAGTTTTGGTCAGTTCAAGGACTTTGCCGCCGAACAGCTCGATCCTGCCAGGCATCGCAAAATCGCGATGTTCTGCACCGGCGGCATCCGCTGCGAGAAGGCGAGCGCGCATCTGCTCGCGCGCGGTTTTGCCGAGGTCTACCATCTCAAGGGCGGGATTTTGAAATATCTGGAAGAGGTACCGGAGGCGCAGAGCCGGTGGCGCGGCGAGTGTTTTGTGTTCGACGAGCGCGTCGCACTCGGTCACGGCCTGCGCGAGCGGACCAGGGAGCCGGCCTGCGATGAGTGAGCTCACGAGACTAACCGAACGGATCGACAGGCTCGAAACGCGGCTCGCCTATCAGGACGAGACCATCGAGCAGTTGAACCAGACCATCACGGCACAGTGGAAGCAGATCGACGTGCTGACGCGCCAGGTCGCCCAGTTGAGCGAGCGCCTGCAGGAGGCCGAGGCGAACGCACCGGGCCCCGCCAACGAGCGGCCGCCGCATTATTGAACTCATGTGCCCCGGGCGCAGTGCAGCGCCCTTCGCGATGCGCTGCTGAACCGGGGCCCATCATTGCGGCAAGGAAAGTGCTGGGTCCCGGCTCAGCGCGCATCGTTTCACGCTGCGTCGCGTCCGGGACACGATGGTTCTTACGCTTTTACAGACCCGAGGCCTTCGGCAGCAGGTTCAACACGTCGCCAGACATCACCAAACGGTCGCGCCCGGACTGCTTGGCGGCATAGAGCGCGCGATCCGCTGATTCGATCAGGGATGAGGTCCCGGCCGTGCGCTCCAGCGCCGGCCGGCAGGTGGCGCCGCCGACCGAGGCCGTGACGATCCCCGAGGACGGATTGGAGGCGTGGACCAGGCCGGCCTCGCGGATCGCCTGGCGAAGACGCTCGCCGATCCGCGCGCAGCCCGCCGCGTCCGTGTTCGGCAGCAGCATGGCAAACTCCTCGCCGCCATAGCGCGCGGCGAGATCGCTCACGCGGTGCGCTTCAGTGGCCAGGATTTTCGCGACCAGGCGCAGGCAGGCATCGCCGGCGGGATGGCCGTATTCGTCGTTGTAGGACTTGAAGTGATCGACGTCGATCATCAGCAGGCCAAGGCTCGAGCGGTTGCGATAGGCCCGCGCCCATTCCTCCGCCAGGCACTCGTCGAACCGGCGGCGGTTGGCAAGCCCGGTGAGGCTGTCCTCGATCGCCAGCGTCTCGAGCCGGCTTTCCAAATTCTTCTGCTCGGTGATGTCGCGCAAGATCGCCACCACACCGTCGATCTCGCCGTCCACCCCGCGCGTCACCCGCATGCTGGATTCCAGCCAAATCTCGGACTTTTCGCGATGCCGGCTGCGATAGGTGACCCGCGCCTCCTCCCTCTCGCCGCGCTTCATCGCCTGAACGATGGCACGGAGCTGCGGAAGGTCGTCCGGATTGACGCCCGCAAGCGCCGGCGCCCCGATCAACTGGCTGGCGCGCCAACCGACGACGCGCAAGGCTGACGGCGACACGTAGCGAATGCACTCATCGAGCCCGATGCGGGTGACCATGTCGCTGGAGCCTTCGGCGAGCAGGCGGAAATGCGCCTCCTTCTCCTCCAGCGCCGCCGCCATGCGCTGGCCGCGCTGCAGCTGCTTGACCAGCACCGCGCCGATCACGGCGATCAGCATCACGAGCGCGAGCACGAACAGCATTCTGGAAATGGCGTCGGCCCGCCACGGCGCAAGCAGCTCTTCCTTCTCGACGGTCGCGAGCAGGACGAGCGGGAAACGACCGCTGCGCTTGTAGAAACTGACCCGCTCCACGCCGTCCAGCGGCGACATGAAATGATAGGCCCCGCCCGGCCCCTGCAACGCGGGATCGCGGAACAGCGGTTTGTCCGCAACGCTGCGCCCGACATATTTGGCGTTGTCCGGACTGCGCGCGATGATCAGGCCGTCGCCGTGGACCAGCGAGACGGAGCTGTTGCGGCCGATCTCGAATTGCCGGTAGAAGTTTGCAAGATAGCTGGCGCTGATGGTCGCGAGCACGACGCCGCCAAAACTGCCGTCCTGCCTGTTGAAGCGACGCGACAGCGTGATCACCCACTCGCCGTCGAGCAGGTTCCTGACGGGATGGCCGATATAGGCCTCGCGCTTCGGCGAGAGCTGGTGATGGCGGAAGAACTCGTCATCGTTGAGCGTCGTGGCAAGCGCGCCTGCCGAGGTCAGCCAGTTGCCCTTGTCGTCGATGATGGCGAGGCTGTGGATGCGCTCGATCGCTTTCTTGCGCGCTTGGAGCAGGTTGCGCAGCTTGCCGATCGTGGCGGGATCGGTGCCGTCCATCTCCAGCCGGCTGACGACCCCGACCACACCGGAGTCCAGGAGATCGAGACTGTCCTCGGCATGCTGGGTCAGGGAACGCGCCAGGTTGGCCATTTCCGCCTCGGCGCTCTTCAACAGCGCGTCGCGCGAACTCCATTCGCGCCAGCCGCTGATGCCAAAGATGGCCGTGCAGGTAAGCACGACGAAAGCGGCAGCCCGCAACGGCAGGCGCCTCAAGCCAGCTCTGGTGGTCACGACGTCCATGTGCGAGGATTCTCCAGTTGCTGGAAAATCCTCCGCTTCTGTTATCGAAGCCTGAAAACGGCGGCGTAATTCGCTTCAAACTGTGCGGTTCACCGTAGTCCTACGGTCCACCCAATCGTTTGATCACTAACGACCGGTTATCGATCCTATCGGAAAGCCGCCGCCGCCCGCGCACCAGAGCCTTTTCCGTTCCGATGGAATCGGAACGGGCTCTGGATTCCCGTTTTGACAAATTCCTGTTTGACGCGTTTTGCTTGCGCGAACCGGTATCCACTTCGCACGCTCTAGTGGAAAATGGCCTTGACCTTCTCCCACAGCGAGGGATGTTCGGCCTCGGCGTCGGCCTTTGACGGCGTCGGCTGCGCGGCGCTGACGGGATCGGACGCAGGGAACGTGTCGATCAGCCCGGCATCGAGCTTGGCGTCTGCGGCAAGCGCATCGCGCAGATCGTCGGCGTGCTTGTCATGCGGTGCAGGATTGAACTTTTCAGCCATGGCTATCCTCCGTTGGCTGGTCAACGCCCCTGATTTCCGCAGGTTCCCCTGTTGGCCCTGCGGCGGCGGCGGTGTATCAGGAACCGCAACCGATGCTAGGACTCTTGCCAGGACAGTTCGTGACCCAATCCCCCGCCAAACCCTTCATCGACGTGCTCTCCGGCCAGCGGCAAGCCACCCCGCCGGTCTGGATGATGCGGCAGGCCGGCCGATACTTGCCCGAATACCGCGAGGTCCGCGCCAAGGCCGGTGGCTTCCTCGATCTCTGCTTCACGCCGGAACTCGCCGCCGAGGTGACGCTGCAACCGATCCGCCGCTTCAATTTCGATGCGGCGATCATTTTCTCCGACATCCTCGTCATCCCCTACGCGCTCGGCCGCTCCGTGCGCTTCGAGGTCGGCGAGGGTCCCCGGCTCGACCCGCTCGATGATCCCGACAAGGTGAAGTCG from Bradyrhizobium arachidis carries:
- a CDS encoding FKBP-type peptidyl-prolyl cis-trans isomerase, encoding MQRFQRALLAIMSALAITVIGGVSNYVSTASAQTAGKTMTTASGLQIIDSTVGTGVSPKPGQICVMHYTGWLYENGQKGKKFDSSVDRNEPFEFPIGKGRVIAGWDEGVASMKVGGKRTLIIPPQLGYGARGAGGVIPPNATLMFDVELLAVK
- a CDS encoding diguanylate cyclase, whose translation is MDVVTTRAGLRRLPLRAAAFVVLTCTAIFGISGWREWSSRDALLKSAEAEMANLARSLTQHAEDSLDLLDSGVVGVVSRLEMDGTDPATIGKLRNLLQARKKAIERIHSLAIIDDKGNWLTSAGALATTLNDDEFFRHHQLSPKREAYIGHPVRNLLDGEWVITLSRRFNRQDGSFGGVVLATISASYLANFYRQFEIGRNSSVSLVHGDGLIIARSPDNAKYVGRSVADKPLFRDPALQGPGGAYHFMSPLDGVERVSFYKRSGRFPLVLLATVEKEELLAPWRADAISRMLFVLALVMLIAVIGAVLVKQLQRGQRMAAALEEKEAHFRLLAEGSSDMVTRIGLDECIRYVSPSALRVVGWRASQLIGAPALAGVNPDDLPQLRAIVQAMKRGEREEARVTYRSRHREKSEIWLESSMRVTRGVDGEIDGVVAILRDITEQKNLESRLETLAIEDSLTGLANRRRFDECLAEEWARAYRNRSSLGLLMIDVDHFKSYNDEYGHPAGDACLRLVAKILATEAHRVSDLAARYGGEEFAMLLPNTDAAGCARIGERLRQAIREAGLVHASNPSSGIVTASVGGATCRPALERTAGTSSLIESADRALYAAKQSGRDRLVMSGDVLNLLPKASGL
- a CDS encoding CsbD family protein, coding for MGSTTDKIKGAGNEAIGKAKQGIGEATGSDRLKGEGVVQEVKGKGQQAMGDAKDAAKEAIDRAANAAKRATE
- a CDS encoding SlyX family protein, whose protein sequence is MSELTRLTERIDRLETRLAYQDETIEQLNQTITAQWKQIDVLTRQVAQLSERLQEAEANAPGPANERPPHY
- a CDS encoding FecR domain-containing protein, whose translation is MNLRLSVFLPASLFAVVCATPLAQAQTRVGEAVVVQNEVVRVAASTTQINVGDSMLRDETVRTGADGAARFVMADSTNLSLGPSATLKLDRTVFNDEHSYRDVAIRMTSGAFRFVTGHSEKAAYKITTPLATIGVRGTTLDILAQRGRSVVVLQDGAATVCTLSFQCIQLTQPGDTAVITSAGGKVTITKTSTPPWTFAATCSASPGLCSVNQYADASPTVTPAVHDDGMLCGR
- a CDS encoding cupin domain-containing protein, giving the protein MSGHDHTHSDHAHDHDDRWKHDGVRVIPGNQLDTNVPSTPGMDRAAAINFARVGAQKLWAGTVHIRPDAKTGAHHHGHLESVIYVVKGKARMRWGESLQFTAEAGPGDFIFVPPYVPHQEINASPDEVLECVLVRSDGEAVAINLDIEPVEKPETVLWIDPVHRDPNEKK
- a CDS encoding phospholipid carrier-dependent glycosyltransferase — translated: MFAVAIFLIAHLVLLIGVTTPEKFVFDEVHYVPAARQMLEPVLPNPMLNPMHPPLAKELIAASIATFGDNALGWRYPATLFGALAIVAVYLCGLALFSAQGTAIAAALIAFCNQMVFVQSRIAMLDIFALAFGLLATAAFMHGFRKQKPHLLFALAGGLFGLAAACKWSGLFPLATCIAIVAAVRLLQSWRAAFVDAKPVDWYRPDLWPDFRVQHFALCFVALPALTYLATFVPLHGLSPVELIEAQRRIFADNTTTAIAGHTYQSSWPSWPWLLRPVWFLFDKTAEDRIAAIVFLGNPLVLWPALVALAVVARDVIVARRWDAFLILAFYLGPYLAWALLPRTLGFIYYYLPAATAASLALVYVLRRGKLPAWLLWAYVGIAAIGFAIMLPISAAFVGTSMQNFNRLMILQSWI
- a CDS encoding rhodanese-related sulfurtransferase; translated protein: MIFKVAAFYQFAALPDYRELREPLRAFCADLALKGSVLLAREGINGTIAGTAEAIDAFAHELAHGKLFGGRLDNLEIKFSTSAKMPFGRLKVRLKKEIVTLGDAAADPTQQVGIYVDAAEWNALIAAPDTLVLDTRNAFEVAMGTFEGAVDPNIKSFGQFKDFAAEQLDPARHRKIAMFCTGGIRCEKASAHLLARGFAEVYHLKGGILKYLEEVPEAQSRWRGECFVFDERVALGHGLRERTREPACDE
- a CDS encoding VOC family protein; translation: MPKMIFVSLPVTDLKRATAFYEAIGAARNPQFSDDTTSCMVISETIFAMLTTHDKFRQFTPRPIVDARTGSQVLLCLSADSRKEVDDIVGKAEAAGGAADPSPKDEFDFMYGRSFEDPDGHMWGVTWVDMAAVPAQPEMANA
- the ggt gene encoding gamma-glutamyltransferase, which produces MRSFHFPGRSTVHAQNAMVATSHPLAALAAIEVLREGGTAADAAVAGSLLLGVIEPQSTGIGGDCFALIQPRGEGKISAYNGSGRAPKAANPDWYLERKINSVPLTSAHAVSVPGVIDAFATVLRDHGKFGFDRLLQPAIKAAEEGYVVAPRIAFDWKNQFEKLKKGTNTERYLLPHGQPAKAGDVIRQPELGKTLRAIAKDGRDAFYKGAIAEDIVETLRSIGGLHTLDDFAAHTTETTTPIGTSYKGHDVWQCPPNGPGVTALLMLNILSRFDLTKFAPLSVERFHLEAEAARIAYMNREMHVASPEHMKINVAEMLEKGFADEYISKIRMDGMLDLPNVAPPMNPSTIYITVVDKDRNVCSFINSIAHSFGSAIVSNKTGVLLQNRAGGFRIQPGHPNCIEGGKRPLHTIMPGLLTKGGRSTMSFAVMGGQYQPTGQTHVLTNMLDYGLDVQEAIDMPRGLHYEGQYQLEDSVPADIVEGLKKLGHKTTSVVGPLGGAQAIWIDWDKGTLTGGSDPRKDGCALGY